Proteins from a genomic interval of Lycium ferocissimum isolate CSIRO_LF1 chromosome 2, AGI_CSIRO_Lferr_CH_V1, whole genome shotgun sequence:
- the LOC132035951 gene encoding upstream activation factor subunit UAF30-like isoform X2 translates to MVSDTELIGRLREFLSTSDLTTTTTATVRRKLEEDFGIDLSDKKGFIREQVDLYLETQFQIDNENNDEENNDDGQVKSEVSDEEEEEEEEVVVKVKRRSSKKKAVKKNENVKRKAGGFTKVCSLSPQLQKFTGEAELARTEVVKRMWNYIRENNLQDPSNRRNINCDDTLRELFDVDTIDMFQMNKALAKHIWALDSDASTITTSGSVNSTAKEKSSTSTTKKKRQKQEEDEDSDEPKRKEKRQNSGILAPIKLSDALIKFLGTGESELPRSNVVKKIWEYIKQNDLQDPSDKRKIICDEKLKELFHVDTFLGFGVMKLLTAHFIKAER, encoded by the exons ATGGTATCAGACACAGAGCTCATCGGGCGGCTACGTGAATTCCTAAGCACGTCAGACCtcacaaccaccaccaccgcTACCGTTAGGCGTAAACTCGAAGAGGATTTCGGTATTGATTTGTCTGATAAAAAAGGGTTTATTAGAGAACAAGTTGATCTTTACCTTGAAACTCAGTTTCAAATTgacaatgaaaataatgatgaaGAAAATAATGATGATGGACAAGTTAAATCGGAAGTGAGTgatgaggaagaagaggaggaagaggaaGTTGTTGTTAAAGTAAAACGAAGAAGTTCTAAGAAAAA GGCTgtgaagaagaatgaaaatgttAAAAGGAAAGCTGGTGGATTTACCAAAGTATGTAGCCTTTCTCCACAACTTCAGAAATTTACTGGGGAAGCAGAACTTGCAAGGACTGAG GTGGTGAAGAGGATGTGGAACTATATTCGTGAAAATAATTTGCAAGACCCATCAAATAGGCGGAATATAAACTGTGATGACACATTGCGCGAGCTTTTTGATGTGGATACCATAGACATGTTCCAAATGAACAAGGCCCTGGCAAAGCATATCTGGGCTTTGGATTCTGATG CTTCCACAATAACAACTTCTGGTTCGGTAAATTCTACTGCAAAGGAAAAAAGTTCTACTTCTACAACAAAGAAAAAGCGGCAGAAGCAAGAGGAGGATGAAG ATTCAGATGAGccaaagagaaaggaaaagcgGCAGAACTCTGGAATTCTTGCTCCCATCAAGCTTTCTGATGCCTTAATAAAGTTCCTCGGTACTGGAGAGAGTGAACTGCCTCGATCCAATGTTgttaagaaaatttgggaatACATTAAGCAGAATGACTTGCAG GATCCGTCTGATAAGAGGAAGATAATATGTGATGAGAAGTTGAAAGAACTGTTTCATGTTGATACCTTCTTGGGATTTGGAGTAATGAAACTACTTACTGCGCATTTTATTAAGGCAGAACGGTGA
- the LOC132035951 gene encoding upstream activation factor subunit UAF30-like isoform X1: MVSDTELIGRLREFLSTSDLTTTTTATVRRKLEEDFGIDLSDKKGFIREQVDLYLETQFQIDNENNDEENNDDGQVKSEVSDEEEEEEEEVVVKVKRRSSKKKAVKKNENVKRKAGGFTKVCSLSPQLQKFTGEAELARTEVVKRMWNYIRENNLQDPSNRRNINCDDTLRELFDVDTIDMFQMNKALAKHIWALDSDGASTITTSGSVNSTAKEKSSTSTTKKKRQKQEEDEDSDEPKRKEKRQNSGILAPIKLSDALIKFLGTGESELPRSNVVKKIWEYIKQNDLQDPSDKRKIICDEKLKELFHVDTFLGFGVMKLLTAHFIKAER, encoded by the exons ATGGTATCAGACACAGAGCTCATCGGGCGGCTACGTGAATTCCTAAGCACGTCAGACCtcacaaccaccaccaccgcTACCGTTAGGCGTAAACTCGAAGAGGATTTCGGTATTGATTTGTCTGATAAAAAAGGGTTTATTAGAGAACAAGTTGATCTTTACCTTGAAACTCAGTTTCAAATTgacaatgaaaataatgatgaaGAAAATAATGATGATGGACAAGTTAAATCGGAAGTGAGTgatgaggaagaagaggaggaagaggaaGTTGTTGTTAAAGTAAAACGAAGAAGTTCTAAGAAAAA GGCTgtgaagaagaatgaaaatgttAAAAGGAAAGCTGGTGGATTTACCAAAGTATGTAGCCTTTCTCCACAACTTCAGAAATTTACTGGGGAAGCAGAACTTGCAAGGACTGAG GTGGTGAAGAGGATGTGGAACTATATTCGTGAAAATAATTTGCAAGACCCATCAAATAGGCGGAATATAAACTGTGATGACACATTGCGCGAGCTTTTTGATGTGGATACCATAGACATGTTCCAAATGAACAAGGCCCTGGCAAAGCATATCTGGGCTTTGGATTCTGATGGTG CTTCCACAATAACAACTTCTGGTTCGGTAAATTCTACTGCAAAGGAAAAAAGTTCTACTTCTACAACAAAGAAAAAGCGGCAGAAGCAAGAGGAGGATGAAG ATTCAGATGAGccaaagagaaaggaaaagcgGCAGAACTCTGGAATTCTTGCTCCCATCAAGCTTTCTGATGCCTTAATAAAGTTCCTCGGTACTGGAGAGAGTGAACTGCCTCGATCCAATGTTgttaagaaaatttgggaatACATTAAGCAGAATGACTTGCAG GATCCGTCTGATAAGAGGAAGATAATATGTGATGAGAAGTTGAAAGAACTGTTTCATGTTGATACCTTCTTGGGATTTGGAGTAATGAAACTACTTACTGCGCATTTTATTAAGGCAGAACGGTGA
- the LOC132035965 gene encoding LOB domain-containing protein 36-like, with product MSSSNSPCAACKFLRRKCTQECVFAPYFPPDQPQKFANVHRVFGASNVAKLLNELNATQREDAVNSLAYEAEYRLRDPVYGCVGLISILQHKLKQIQDDLLNAKKELATYIGPQAMLPMLQHPGYIQQHPNNPSSSTMMPYNMQPMLGMPAGMQQHGAQLVMRDPQQQQQNQQQVIEAHQLAAVMAAREQQEMMRTYEQQQPPPQQYHNGFDAAAAPVTATGFHQMSSPLALASFDNNAYQNQQTQLDQHGGQVQVQVQPHQLLQQQQQQQLPQQPQTPQQQQTAKSEEERSIGPSC from the exons ATGTCATCGTCCAATTCTCCATGTGCAGCATGCAAATTCTTGCGTCGAAAATGCACTCAAGAATGTGTTTTTGCACCGTATTTCCCACCAGATCAACCTCAAAAATTCGCCAACGTCCACAGGGTGTTTGGGGCTAGTAACGTGGCTAAATTGCTCAACGAATTAAATGCGACTCAACGTGAAGATGCTGTAAATTCCCTAGCCTATGAGGCTGAATATCGCCTTCGTGATCCGGTTTACGGTTGTGTTGGCCTAATTTCTATACTTCAGCATAAGCTCAAGCAAATCCAAGATGATTTATTGAATGCTAAGAAAGAGTTAGCAACGTATATTGGTCCGCAAGCAATGTTGCCAATGCTTCAACACCCGGGGTATATTCAACAGCATCCGAATAATCCGTCTTCGTCTACTATGATGCCTTATAATATGCAACCAATGTTAGGAATGCCAGCAGGGATGCAACAACATGGCGCTCAATTAGTGATGCGCGatcctcaacaacaacaacagaatCAACAACAAGTGATTGAAGCTCATCAATTAGCCGCAGTAATGGCAGCGAGGGAACAACAGGAGATGATGAGAACTTATGAGCAACAACAGCCACCACCACAGCAATATCACAATGGATTTGATGCTGCAG CCGCGCCAGTAACTGCTACCGGATTTCATCAGATGAGTTCTCCATTGGCATTGGCCTCCTTTGACAATAATGCTTATCAGAATCAGCAAACCCAGCTGGACCAGCATGGCGGCCAGGTTCAGGTTCAGGTTCAACCGCATCAATTGCTCCAGCAACAACAGCAGCAGCAGCTACCGCAACAGCCACAGACACCACAACAGCAACAAACAGCCAAAAGCGAAGAGGAAAGGAGCATTGGTCCTTCATGTTAA